In a single window of the Halobaculum lipolyticum genome:
- a CDS encoding HVO_2901 family zinc finger protein, producing MPQLTARATGRDLLRCRRCGAEFPEGQATEDGWHYSCPEEECEATGIGEGLKRVD from the coding sequence ATGCCTCAGCTCACCGCGCGAGCGACCGGTCGAGACCTCCTCCGCTGCCGTCGATGCGGCGCGGAGTTTCCCGAGGGACAGGCGACGGAAGACGGCTGGCACTACAGCTGCCCCGAGGAGGAGTGCGAGGCGACCGGCATCGGCGAAGGGCTGAAACGCGTCGACTGA
- a CDS encoding AsnC family transcriptional regulator yields the protein MRDLDETDMEILRMLAADGRRSYSDIGEAVDLSAPAVSDRVSRLRESGVIRRFTIDVDRSTLRAGTPVLIRFELPPGGADGVCEALRASEAVEHVFTTAESDVVAYARVEDEAVGDWVAAVVGVDAIEDYTVDLVSDVDWTPSVRATSFALECAECGNSVTNEGVASRVGGTLYHFCCPTCESSFAERYERLEEGAT from the coding sequence ATGCGGGACCTCGACGAGACGGACATGGAGATCCTCCGGATGCTCGCGGCCGACGGCCGACGGTCGTACAGCGATATCGGGGAGGCGGTCGACCTGTCGGCGCCGGCGGTGTCAGATCGGGTCTCACGGCTACGCGAGTCGGGCGTCATCCGGCGGTTCACCATCGACGTCGACCGGTCGACGCTGCGCGCGGGGACGCCGGTGTTGATCCGGTTCGAACTGCCGCCGGGCGGCGCGGACGGCGTGTGCGAGGCGCTGCGCGCGAGCGAAGCCGTCGAACACGTGTTCACGACCGCCGAGAGCGACGTGGTGGCGTACGCCCGCGTCGAGGACGAGGCGGTCGGCGACTGGGTCGCCGCGGTCGTCGGCGTCGACGCCATCGAGGATTACACGGTCGATCTGGTGTCGGACGTCGACTGGACGCCCAGCGTCCGCGCGACGTCGTTCGCGCTCGAGTGCGCCGAGTGCGGCAACAGCGTGACGAACGAGGGGGTGGCGTCCCGCGTCGGCGGCACACTGTACCACTTCTGCTGTCCGACCTGCGAGTCGAGTTTCGCCGAGCGCTACGAGCGGTTGGAGGAGGGCGCCACCTGA
- a CDS encoding class II fumarate hydratase, translated as MSEDTSDEFRTESDSLGDMQVPADAYWGAQTQRAVENFPISGVTFGRRFVRALGVVKKAAAQANRDLGHLEEDTAAAIVDAADEVIAGDHDDQFPVDVFQTGSGTSSNMNANEVIANRAAEITGAEIGDRVIHPNDHVNFGQSSNDVIPTAMHVAAMEAVEKDLMPALEELHAALERKETEFDGVVKTGRTHLQDATPVRLGQEFGGYRAQVQKGIKRVGDTRYHLRELALGGTAVGTGLNTDPEFPELAAEYISEETNTQFREADNHFEAQAAHDAMSEAHGALRTVAGSLNKIANDLRLLASGPRNGLGEIEQPENQPGSSIMPGKINPVVAEAVNQVHKQVVGNDAAVSAGAAEGQIDLNLYKPVLAHNFLQSAEMLANASEVFGERFVAKLEANEEYAAERVEQSMALATALNPAIGYDKASEVAKTALKEDKTVREVVLEKGYLTEAEADEVLDPEAMTHRGILGEE; from the coding sequence ATGAGCGAGGACACCAGCGACGAGTTCCGTACCGAGTCCGACAGCCTCGGCGACATGCAGGTGCCGGCGGACGCCTACTGGGGCGCACAGACCCAACGCGCCGTCGAGAACTTCCCCATCAGCGGCGTGACCTTCGGCCGCCGGTTCGTGCGCGCGCTCGGCGTCGTGAAGAAGGCGGCCGCGCAGGCCAACCGCGACCTGGGCCACCTCGAAGAGGACACCGCCGCCGCCATCGTCGACGCCGCCGACGAGGTCATCGCCGGCGACCACGACGACCAGTTCCCGGTCGACGTGTTCCAGACCGGCTCGGGCACCTCCTCGAACATGAACGCCAACGAGGTCATCGCCAACCGCGCCGCGGAGATCACCGGCGCAGAGATCGGCGACCGCGTCATCCACCCGAACGACCACGTCAACTTCGGGCAGTCGAGCAACGACGTGATCCCGACGGCGATGCACGTCGCCGCGATGGAAGCCGTCGAGAAGGACCTCATGCCCGCGCTGGAGGAACTGCACGCCGCCTTGGAGCGCAAGGAGACCGAGTTCGACGGCGTCGTCAAGACCGGCCGCACCCACCTGCAGGACGCGACGCCCGTCCGGCTGGGGCAGGAGTTCGGCGGCTACCGCGCACAGGTCCAGAAGGGGATCAAGCGCGTCGGCGACACGCGCTACCACCTCCGCGAGCTGGCGCTCGGCGGCACCGCCGTCGGCACCGGACTCAACACGGATCCCGAGTTCCCCGAACTGGCCGCCGAGTACATCTCCGAGGAGACGAACACGCAGTTCCGCGAGGCCGACAACCACTTCGAGGCGCAGGCGGCCCACGACGCGATGTCGGAGGCCCACGGCGCGCTCCGCACGGTCGCGGGGAGCCTCAACAAGATCGCCAACGACCTCCGTCTGCTCGCCTCCGGCCCGCGCAACGGGCTCGGCGAGATCGAACAGCCCGAGAACCAGCCCGGGTCGTCGATCATGCCCGGCAAGATCAACCCCGTCGTCGCCGAGGCGGTCAACCAAGTCCACAAGCAGGTCGTCGGCAACGACGCCGCCGTCTCCGCGGGCGCCGCCGAGGGGCAGATCGACTTGAACCTCTACAAGCCGGTGCTGGCGCACAACTTCCTCCAGTCGGCCGAGATGCTGGCGAACGCCAGCGAGGTGTTCGGCGAGCGCTTCGTCGCCAAACTGGAGGCCAACGAGGAGTACGCCGCCGAGCGCGTCGAGCAGTCGATGGCGCTGGCGACGGCGCTCAACCCCGCCATCGGCTACGACAAGGCCAGCGAGGTCGCCAAGACCGCGCTCAAGGAGGACAAGACCGTCCGCGAGGTCGTGTTGGAGAAGGGGTACCTCACGGAGGCGGAGGCCGACGAGGTGCTCGATCCGGAGGCCATGACCCACCGCGGCATCCTCGGCGAGGAGTAG
- a CDS encoding SRPBCC family protein: MATYRRRVRVAAPFDEVWAFHSRIAGLEALTPGFMNLRVDRVVGPDGEEDPEVLEAGTEIEMSMRPFGVGPRQPWTSVIEERTAGDGEASFVDTMAEGPFPTWRHTHRFYAAGDDATVVDDRVEYELPGGSLGRAASPLGWVGFEPMFRYRHRETRKRLE, encoded by the coding sequence ATGGCTACGTACCGACGCCGCGTCCGAGTCGCGGCGCCGTTCGACGAGGTGTGGGCGTTCCACTCGCGGATCGCCGGGCTGGAGGCGCTCACTCCCGGCTTCATGAACCTCCGGGTGGACCGCGTCGTCGGTCCCGACGGCGAGGAGGACCCCGAGGTCCTCGAGGCGGGCACCGAGATCGAGATGAGCATGCGCCCGTTCGGCGTCGGCCCGCGCCAGCCGTGGACGTCCGTCATCGAGGAGCGGACGGCGGGGGACGGCGAGGCCTCCTTCGTCGACACGATGGCGGAGGGACCGTTCCCCACGTGGCGCCACACCCACCGCTTCTACGCCGCCGGCGACGACGCGACCGTCGTCGACGACCGCGTGGAGTACGAACTCCCCGGCGGCTCGCTCGGCCGTGCGGCGTCGCCGCTCGGCTGGGTCGGGTTCGAGCCGATGTTCCGCTACCGGCACCGCGAGACGCGCAAGCGTCTGGAGTGA
- a CDS encoding DMT family transporter gives MSTLSAIDALEERVPPLAGLAVAVLAVSTSAILVEWSGAPSLIKALYRVVFTVALLVPLALARPDDRAAFRAIGPRDLLLAGAAGVALAIHFASWFESLRWTSVAASVTLVQAQPLFVVVGAWALLDERVGRRTVVGIGVALAGMAVMSVGDALLGTGAAVAGPDPLLGNSLAVVGAATAAAYVLLGRSLRQRLPLLPYVIVVYVTCAVTLLAAALVRGHPLFAYPAEEWLLFLAMAAGPGVFGHTVINWALAHVESSVVSVSLLGEPVGSTLLAVVLLAEVPSPITVVGGAVVLAGVLTTARTREA, from the coding sequence GTGTCTACCCTCTCGGCGATCGACGCGCTGGAGGAGCGCGTCCCGCCGCTGGCCGGGCTGGCGGTCGCCGTGCTGGCGGTCTCGACGAGCGCCATCCTCGTCGAGTGGAGCGGCGCGCCGAGCCTGATCAAGGCGCTGTACCGCGTCGTGTTCACCGTCGCGCTGCTCGTCCCGCTGGCGCTGGCCCGCCCGGACGACCGCGCGGCGTTCCGGGCGATCGGTCCGCGGGACCTCCTCCTCGCGGGTGCCGCCGGCGTCGCGCTCGCGATCCACTTCGCTTCGTGGTTCGAGAGCCTCCGGTGGACCAGCGTCGCCGCCAGCGTCACGCTCGTCCAAGCCCAGCCGTTGTTCGTGGTCGTCGGCGCGTGGGCGCTGCTCGACGAGCGCGTCGGCCGGCGGACGGTCGTCGGTATCGGGGTCGCCCTCGCCGGGATGGCCGTGATGAGCGTCGGCGACGCGCTGTTGGGGACCGGCGCCGCCGTCGCCGGCCCGGACCCGTTGCTCGGCAACTCCCTCGCGGTCGTCGGCGCCGCGACCGCCGCGGCGTACGTGCTCCTCGGGCGCTCCCTCCGCCAGCGGCTCCCGCTGCTCCCGTACGTGATCGTCGTCTACGTGACCTGCGCGGTCACGCTGCTGGCGGCGGCGCTCGTCCGGGGGCACCCGCTGTTCGCGTACCCCGCCGAGGAGTGGCTCCTCTTCCTCGCGATGGCTGCCGGCCCGGGCGTGTTCGGCCACACGGTGATCAACTGGGCGCTCGCGCACGTCGAGTCGAGCGTCGTGAGCGTCTCGCTGTTGGGCGAGCCGGTCGGCAGCACGCTCCTCGCGGTCGTGCTGCTGGCGGAAGTCCCGTCGCCGATCACGGTCGTCGGCGGGGCGGTAGTCCTCGCCGGCGTGCTCACGACGGCGCGAACCAGGGAAGCGTAG
- the queC gene encoding 7-cyano-7-deazaguanine synthase QueC — protein sequence MDSATTAYEARERGYDLHFLHTSYGQNTESKEFACAEALREEMDVADFLHIETDHLARIGASSLTDASMAVEDADMDDDGDEIPSSYVPFRNANLLSMAVSYAEANGCEAVFVGAHSEDYAGYPDCRPEFFAAFERMVDVGTKPETDISIVVPFVEDSKTDIAERGAELGVPYDLTWSCYRDEAPACGTCDSCAFRLQAFQRLGIEDPIAYEERPDYTGEADPADA from the coding sequence ATGGACTCCGCGACGACGGCCTACGAGGCGCGCGAGCGCGGCTACGACCTCCACTTCCTGCACACCTCCTACGGCCAGAACACCGAGTCGAAGGAGTTCGCCTGCGCCGAGGCGCTGCGCGAGGAGATGGACGTCGCCGACTTCCTCCACATCGAGACGGACCACCTCGCACGGATCGGCGCCTCCTCGCTCACCGACGCCTCGATGGCGGTCGAAGACGCCGACATGGACGACGACGGCGACGAGATCCCGTCGTCGTACGTGCCGTTCCGCAACGCGAACCTCCTCTCGATGGCCGTCTCCTACGCGGAGGCGAACGGCTGTGAGGCCGTCTTCGTCGGCGCCCACTCCGAGGACTACGCCGGCTACCCCGACTGCCGCCCGGAGTTCTTCGCGGCGTTCGAGCGCATGGTCGACGTCGGCACGAAGCCGGAGACGGACATCTCCATCGTGGTCCCGTTCGTCGAGGACTCGAAGACGGACATCGCCGAGCGCGGCGCTGAACTCGGCGTCCCGTACGACCTGACGTGGAGCTGTTACCGCGACGAGGCGCCCGCGTGCGGCACCTGCGACTCGTGTGCCTTCCGGCTACAAGCGTTCCAGCGGCTCGGTATCGAAGACCCGATCGCGTACGAGGAACGCCCCGACTACACCGGCGAGGCGGACCCGGCCGACGCCTGA
- a CDS encoding 7-carboxy-7-deazaguanine synthase QueE, protein MPVTSEVDRPETAPDGPALPINELFASLQGEGVLAGVPSTFVRTSGCNLRCWFCDSYHTSWEPTHAWMAVDEVVAAVDERDPDHVVLTGGEPTIHDESFELLRRLDDDYHVTVETNGTVVPPADVPIDLASISPKLATSTPTPERPPAGVAPTAEGDDDGAPGVDAGEWTERHEANRVDVDALATLVDRYESQLKFVVTGRDDLPEIVDLVERVRDAASVPVPDHEVLLMPEGQTREQLAGTRTTVAELAAEYGFRYTPRIHVDLWNDAPET, encoded by the coding sequence GTGCCCGTCACGAGCGAGGTCGACCGCCCGGAGACCGCACCCGACGGTCCGGCGCTCCCGATCAACGAGCTGTTCGCGTCGCTGCAGGGCGAGGGGGTGCTCGCCGGCGTGCCGAGCACGTTCGTCCGCACGAGCGGCTGTAACCTCCGCTGTTGGTTCTGCGACTCCTACCACACCTCGTGGGAGCCGACCCACGCGTGGATGGCCGTCGACGAGGTGGTCGCCGCCGTCGACGAGCGCGACCCCGACCACGTCGTCCTCACGGGCGGCGAGCCGACGATCCACGACGAGAGCTTCGAACTGCTCCGCCGGCTCGACGACGACTACCACGTGACCGTCGAGACGAACGGCACGGTCGTCCCGCCGGCGGACGTCCCGATCGATCTGGCGAGCATCAGTCCGAAGCTCGCCACCTCGACGCCCACGCCGGAGCGCCCGCCGGCCGGCGTCGCCCCGACCGCCGAGGGCGACGACGACGGCGCCCCGGGTGTCGACGCCGGCGAGTGGACCGAACGCCACGAGGCGAACCGGGTCGACGTCGACGCGCTGGCGACGCTCGTCGACCGCTACGAGAGCCAGTTGAAGTTCGTCGTCACCGGACGCGACGACCTGCCCGAGATCGTCGACTTGGTCGAGCGCGTTCGCGACGCCGCGAGCGTCCCGGTGCCCGACCACGAGGTGCTCCTCATGCCCGAGGGCCAGACCCGCGAACAGTTGGCCGGCACCCGGACGACCGTGGCGGAGTTGGCCGCCGAGTACGGTTTCCGGTACACGCCGCGCATCCACGTCGACCTCTGGAACGACGCCCCCGAGACCTGA
- a CDS encoding 6-pyruvoyl trahydropterin synthase family protein: MTSGAFEEDGRRVALDDGAVAERLADAGERELVVGGDRPIRISAGHRLLRHDGKCSRPHGHNYEVTVSVAGDLGPEGWVVDKGDVTAVIDEWDHRFLVESGDPLVEGFEASGDADALVVLDAPPTAEVMSVVLEEKLTERLPDRVSRVAVEVAETSELCAGGV; the protein is encoded by the coding sequence ATGACTTCAGGGGCATTCGAAGAAGACGGCCGCCGCGTCGCGCTCGACGACGGCGCGGTCGCCGAGCGGCTGGCCGACGCCGGTGAGCGGGAGTTGGTCGTCGGCGGCGACCGACCGATCCGGATCTCGGCGGGCCATCGGCTGCTGCGACACGACGGCAAGTGCAGCCGGCCCCACGGTCACAACTACGAGGTGACCGTCAGCGTCGCCGGCGACCTCGGTCCCGAGGGGTGGGTCGTCGACAAAGGCGACGTGACCGCCGTGATCGACGAGTGGGACCACCGCTTCCTGGTGGAGTCGGGCGACCCGCTCGTCGAGGGGTTCGAGGCGTCCGGCGACGCCGACGCGCTCGTCGTCCTCGACGCGCCGCCGACGGCGGAGGTGATGAGCGTCGTGTTGGAGGAGAAGCTCACGGAGCGGCTCCCCGACCGCGTCTCCCGCGTCGCCGTCGAGGTGGCCGAGACGAGCGAGCTGTGCGCCGGCGGGGTGTGA
- a CDS encoding 2Fe-2S iron-sulfur cluster-binding protein: MRHADGEATLWVEPGVPLRDALLAADGDEGVDLSPYADATERLNCGGRGLCATCGVRVIDGPEASHWHDRLAERFGYPRLSCQVTVREPMTVALVTDKRVWGGREP; this comes from the coding sequence GTGCGCCACGCCGACGGCGAGGCGACGTTGTGGGTCGAACCGGGAGTCCCGCTCCGCGACGCGCTGCTCGCCGCCGACGGCGACGAGGGCGTCGACCTCTCGCCGTACGCCGACGCGACCGAGCGACTCAACTGCGGCGGGCGAGGGCTGTGTGCCACTTGCGGCGTCCGCGTGATCGACGGTCCCGAGGCGTCCCACTGGCACGACCGGCTCGCCGAGCGCTTCGGCTACCCGCGGCTGTCGTGTCAGGTGACGGTTCGCGAACCGATGACCGTCGCGCTGGTGACGGACAAACGGGTGTGGGGCGGCCGGGAGCCGTAA
- a CDS encoding cupin domain-containing protein, whose protein sequence is MRRAAFDDSAPGVVRLGDALDAEHVAVNRYRIPPGEGFPGGLHAHADQEEVFVVVAGAARFETLDGAVRVGAGEAIRFAPGEFQTGENAGEDDLVAVALGAPRGSDDVRVPAACPACGGGSLRLDTDGEPTFACPHCDAEHVPAPCPDCGCDALAFATDERDDPVVECGDCGARFDHPPLAA, encoded by the coding sequence ATGAGACGCGCCGCGTTCGACGACTCCGCCCCGGGCGTCGTCCGACTCGGCGACGCGCTCGACGCCGAGCACGTCGCGGTCAACCGATACCGGATCCCGCCGGGGGAGGGGTTCCCGGGCGGGCTTCACGCACACGCCGACCAGGAGGAGGTGTTCGTCGTCGTCGCCGGCGCGGCGCGGTTCGAGACGCTCGACGGCGCGGTCCGGGTCGGGGCCGGCGAGGCGATCCGGTTCGCGCCCGGCGAGTTCCAGACCGGCGAGAACGCGGGCGAGGACGACCTCGTCGCGGTCGCGCTCGGTGCGCCCCGCGGGAGCGACGACGTGCGCGTCCCGGCGGCCTGCCCGGCGTGCGGCGGCGGGTCGCTCCGACTCGACACCGACGGCGAACCGACGTTCGCGTGCCCCCACTGTGACGCCGAGCACGTTCCCGCCCCGTGTCCCGACTGCGGGTGCGACGCGCTCGCGTTCGCGACCGACGAGAGGGACGACCCCGTAGTCGAGTGCGGCGACTGTGGCGCGCGGTTCGACCACCCGCCGCTGGCGGCGTAG
- a CDS encoding DEAD/DEAH box helicase, producing MTDDDAGDAGGADTGGPRAERAEGTEGGEGGEGGDEVPDEVSDDGTGEATAVEAGPAALTIDRFYDAVQAASRPVLTATQVARETERTQAEAREQLDALADDGSVERVDVETDPVVYYPSSWGDIAERERVVLFPTRRQIVVDQPTQYTRAMLADFAHLVDSTGTEPGTRGYLYEIRQEDIWAAPFEEFSQLLARMRSVLPRRSPHLEEWVENQWKRARQFRLRTHEDGYVVLEADREELMGNVARQKLDGTVLQADLSDTESWVNEHEIGRVKRVLYEAGYPVVDRRDLESGDPLDVTLTTDLRAYQTDWVDRFTDQRAGVFVAPPGSGKTVAALGVLEAVGGETLILVPSRELASQWRTEILEHTDIDDDRIGEYHGGQKEIRPVTIATYQTAGMDRHRSLFDSREWGLIVYDECQHIPADVYRRSADLQSKHRLGLSATPVREDDNEEEIFTLIGPPIGTDWGALFDAGFVQEPEVEIRYVPWRDDDARNEWASADGRERHMAAARNPAKADEVRRLRRQHGDASTLVFVDYLDQGEALAAELGVPFVSGETRHHVRQRLFEEFRQGERDALVVSRIADEGIDLPNAELAIVASGLGGSRRQGAQRAGRTMRPAGSALVYVLATRGTSEEDFAQRQMNHLAEKGIRVHERTVE from the coding sequence ATGACGGACGACGACGCCGGCGACGCCGGGGGCGCAGACACCGGCGGCCCGCGTGCCGAACGCGCCGAGGGGACCGAGGGCGGCGAGGGTGGCGAGGGGGGCGACGAGGTGCCCGACGAGGTATCCGACGACGGGACCGGCGAGGCGACGGCCGTCGAGGCGGGACCGGCGGCGCTCACGATCGACCGCTTCTACGACGCCGTCCAAGCGGCCTCGCGGCCGGTCCTCACGGCCACACAGGTCGCCCGCGAGACCGAGCGGACGCAGGCGGAAGCGCGCGAGCAACTCGACGCCCTCGCGGACGACGGCTCGGTCGAGCGCGTCGACGTCGAGACCGACCCGGTCGTCTACTACCCGAGTTCGTGGGGCGACATCGCCGAGCGCGAGCGGGTCGTGCTGTTCCCCACGCGCCGGCAGATCGTCGTCGACCAGCCGACGCAGTACACCCGGGCGATGCTCGCGGACTTCGCCCACCTCGTCGACTCGACGGGCACGGAGCCGGGCACACGGGGGTACCTGTACGAGATCCGGCAGGAGGACATCTGGGCGGCGCCGTTCGAGGAGTTCTCGCAGTTGCTCGCGCGGATGCGGTCGGTGTTGCCCCGGCGGTCGCCGCACCTCGAGGAGTGGGTCGAGAACCAGTGGAAGCGCGCGCGGCAGTTCCGCCTGCGCACCCACGAGGACGGCTACGTCGTGCTGGAAGCCGACCGCGAGGAACTGATGGGCAACGTCGCGCGCCAGAAACTCGACGGGACGGTCCTCCAAGCCGACCTGTCGGACACCGAGTCGTGGGTGAACGAACACGAGATCGGGCGCGTCAAGCGGGTGCTGTACGAGGCGGGCTACCCGGTCGTCGACCGCCGGGACCTGGAGTCGGGCGACCCGCTCGACGTGACGCTGACGACCGACCTGCGAGCGTACCAGACCGACTGGGTCGACCGCTTCACCGACCAGCGCGCCGGCGTGTTCGTCGCGCCGCCGGGGTCGGGGAAGACGGTCGCGGCGCTGGGCGTCCTCGAAGCGGTCGGCGGCGAGACGCTGATCCTCGTCCCCTCCCGGGAACTCGCGAGCCAGTGGCGGACGGAGATCCTCGAACACACCGACATCGACGACGACCGCATCGGGGAGTACCACGGCGGTCAGAAAGAGATCCGGCCGGTCACGATCGCGACGTACCAGACCGCCGGGATGGACCGCCACCGGTCGCTGTTCGACTCCCGGGAGTGGGGGCTGATCGTGTACGACGAGTGCCAGCACATCCCCGCCGACGTGTACCGGCGCTCGGCGGACCTCCAGAGCAAACACCGGCTCGGGCTGTCGGCGACCCCGGTCCGCGAGGACGACAACGAGGAGGAGATCTTCACGCTCATCGGCCCCCCGATCGGCACCGACTGGGGGGCGCTGTTCGACGCCGGCTTCGTACAGGAGCCGGAAGTCGAGATCCGGTACGTCCCGTGGCGCGACGACGACGCGCGCAACGAGTGGGCCAGCGCCGACGGACGCGAGCGCCACATGGCGGCCGCCCGCAACCCAGCGAAGGCCGACGAGGTGCGTCGACTCCGCCGGCAACACGGCGACGCCTCGACGCTGGTGTTCGTCGACTACCTCGACCAAGGCGAGGCGCTCGCGGCAGAGTTGGGCGTCCCGTTCGTCTCCGGGGAGACGCGCCACCACGTCCGCCAGCGGCTGTTCGAGGAGTTCCGGCAGGGCGAACGCGACGCGCTCGTCGTCTCGCGCATCGCCGACGAGGGGATCGACCTCCCGAACGCGGAACTCGCGATCGTCGCCTCCGGGCTGGGCGGGAGCCGGCGACAGGGCGCCCAGCGCGCGGGGCGGACCATGCGTCCCGCCGGCTCGGCGCTCGTGTACGTGCTCGCGACGCGCGGGACCAGCGAGGAGGACTTCGCCCAGCGGCAGATGAACCACCTCGCGGAGAAGGGGATCCGCGTCCACGAGCGGACCGTGGAGTAG
- a CDS encoding TATA-box-binding protein, translated as MTDPAESIEIQNVVASTGIGQELDLEALAEDLPGADFNPDNFPGLVYRTQEPKAAALIFRSGKIVCTGAKSIDDVHDALGIIFEKLRGLKIPVEDDPDITVQNIVSSADLGHQLNLNALAIGLGLEDVEYEPEQFPGLVYRMDEPDVVILLFGSGKIVITGGKRTDDAEEAVEEIVERIEALGLLG; from the coding sequence ATGACGGACCCGGCAGAATCCATCGAGATTCAGAACGTTGTAGCATCGACCGGGATCGGGCAGGAGCTCGATCTCGAAGCGTTGGCGGAGGACCTCCCGGGCGCCGACTTCAACCCGGACAACTTCCCCGGGTTGGTCTACCGCACGCAGGAACCGAAGGCGGCCGCGCTCATCTTCCGGTCGGGCAAGATCGTCTGTACGGGCGCCAAGAGCATCGACGACGTTCACGACGCGCTCGGGATCATCTTCGAGAAGCTCCGCGGGCTGAAGATCCCCGTCGAGGACGACCCGGACATCACCGTCCAGAACATCGTCTCGTCGGCGGACCTGGGTCACCAGCTCAACCTCAACGCCCTCGCCATCGGGCTGGGGCTTGAGGACGTCGAGTACGAGCCGGAGCAGTTCCCCGGTCTCGTCTACCGCATGGACGAACCCGACGTCGTGATCCTGCTGTTCGGTTCGGGGAAGATCGTCATCACGGGCGGCAAGCGCACCGACGACGCGGAGGAGGCGGTCGAGGAGATCGTCGAGCGGATCGAGGCGCTCGGCCTGCTCGGGTAG
- a CDS encoding MATE family efflux transporter encodes MGVVDRLSSVFKGREEFDLTDGNIGKPLFYLSLPIVVTNLLQTAYNLADTLWLGRYSTEALAAISFAFPMVFLLFSLGMGITVAGSVLVAQHVGADEESEAEYAASQTVSFAVVASLVLGAVGYFVVGDLLGLLGASPDVLPGATAYMRIISSGLVFMFGFFVFTALMRGYGDTITPMLVMLLTVVINIVIDPFLIFGWWIFPELGVAGAAYATIFSRAVAFVVGMAVLLQGRRGVQINPADMVPNLSYARKIVRIGVPASVEMTGRSLSVNLMLVIVGLFPTTVVAGYGIGVRVFSVIFLPAIAVARGVETMTGQNIGAGKPDRAATAAGLAAKTMFVILASLGVVTILAAGPIASVFTSDPEVVAVTADFLRWVAPTFGFIGVMRAYTGSFRGAGKTMTAAAISILMLGVIRTPVALGLARPDILSLPIDGFGSTGIWMAFAVSNTAGAVIAYLWYRRGTWRDADPRGEPAPGDDEDGDADDNADAAGATPTDD; translated from the coding sequence ATGGGGGTCGTCGACCGCCTCTCGTCGGTGTTCAAGGGCCGCGAGGAGTTCGACCTGACCGACGGCAACATCGGGAAGCCGCTGTTCTACCTCTCGTTGCCCATCGTCGTCACGAACCTGCTGCAGACGGCGTACAACCTCGCGGACACGCTGTGGCTCGGTCGCTACAGCACGGAGGCGCTGGCGGCCATCTCGTTCGCGTTCCCGATGGTGTTCCTCCTGTTCTCGCTCGGGATGGGGATCACCGTCGCCGGCTCCGTCCTCGTCGCCCAACACGTCGGCGCCGACGAGGAGAGCGAGGCGGAGTACGCCGCCTCCCAGACCGTCTCGTTCGCGGTCGTCGCCTCGCTGGTCCTCGGCGCCGTCGGCTACTTCGTCGTCGGCGACCTGCTGGGACTGCTCGGCGCCTCGCCGGACGTGTTGCCCGGCGCCACGGCCTACATGCGCATCATCTCCTCGGGACTGGTGTTCATGTTCGGCTTCTTCGTGTTCACCGCGCTGATGCGCGGCTACGGCGACACGATCACCCCGATGTTGGTGATGCTGCTGACGGTCGTCATCAACATCGTCATCGACCCGTTCCTCATCTTCGGGTGGTGGATCTTCCCCGAACTCGGCGTCGCCGGCGCGGCGTACGCGACGATCTTCTCGCGTGCCGTCGCGTTCGTCGTCGGGATGGCGGTCCTCCTGCAGGGCCGACGCGGGGTGCAGATCAACCCCGCGGACATGGTGCCGAACCTCTCGTACGCCCGCAAGATCGTCCGTATCGGCGTCCCCGCGTCCGTCGAGATGACGGGCCGGTCGCTGTCGGTGAACTTGATGCTCGTCATCGTCGGCCTGTTCCCGACGACGGTCGTCGCCGGCTACGGGATCGGCGTCCGGGTGTTCTCTGTCATCTTCCTCCCGGCGATCGCGGTCGCCCGCGGCGTCGAGACGATGACCGGCCAGAACATCGGCGCGGGCAAGCCCGACCGTGCGGCGACCGCCGCCGGGCTGGCCGCCAAGACCATGTTCGTCATCCTCGCGTCCCTCGGCGTCGTGACGATCCTCGCGGCCGGACCCATCGCGTCGGTGTTCACCTCCGACCCCGAGGTGGTCGCCGTCACCGCGGACTTCCTCAGGTGGGTCGCCCCGACCTTCGGGTTCATCGGCGTGATGCGCGCGTACACGGGGAGCTTCCGCGGGGCGGGCAAGACGATGACCGCCGCGGCCATCTCGATCCTCATGCTCGGCGTCATCCGGACCCCCGTCGCGCTCGGGCTGGCCCGGCCGGACATCCTCTCGCTGCCGATCGACGGCTTCGGGTCGACCGGTATCTGGATGGCGTTCGCCGTCTCCAACACCGCCGGCGCGGTCATCGCGTACCTCTGGTACCGCCGCGGAACGTGGCGCGACGCGGACCCGCGCGGCGAGCCGGCTCCGGGCGACGACGAGGACGGCGACGCCGACGACAACGCCGACGCCGCCGGCGCGACGCCGACGGACGACTGA